One segment of Panicum virgatum strain AP13 chromosome 1K, P.virgatum_v5, whole genome shotgun sequence DNA contains the following:
- the LOC120640264 gene encoding DNA-directed RNA polymerase II subunit 4-like — protein sequence MDRVPNGKHKGSVNRPVVLDSSDSDSDSEGFVEELTPVHSKPNGKASSGSLKTGGKGSSFSKGKASQGKAYSGGKGGKGSSSNVVPTKSDAELKLELDIPPNSKMLMNCEAAELLQEIHEHMAILSEDPKIKIPESFDKAFQYAKDGNHFRTAGSVKQALEPLKKCGVNDGEICMIANIGPETVEEVYALMPSLKANRSVNEGPITEVLATLANIKAVK from the exons ATGGATCGAGTACCGAATGGAAAGCACAAGGGTTCTGTCAACCGGCCAGTTGTGCTCGATTCATCAGATTCTGACTCTGACTCTGAAG GTTTTGTAGAAGAGCTTACTCCTGTTCATTCCAAGCCAAATGGGAAGGCTTCATCTGGGAGCCTAAAAACTGGTGGGAAGGGTTCGTCTTTCTCTAAAG gAAAAGCAAGCCAAGGAAAGGCATACAGTGGTGGCAAAGGTGGAAAGGGCTCTTCATCAAATGTAGTGCCTACTAAGTCTGATGCAGAACTAAAGCTGGAGCTTG ATATCCCTCCAAACTCTAAGATGCTAATGAATTGTGAAGCAGCTGAACTGTTGCAAGAAATTCATGAGCATATGGCTATCTTATCAGAGGATCCCAAAATCAAAATTCCTGA GTCATTTGACAAAGCTTTCCAATATGCAAAAGATGGAAACCATTTCAGAACTGCTGGCTCTGTAAAACAAGCTCTGGA ACCACTTAAAAAATGCGGTGTTAATGATGGTGAG ATATGCATGATAGCAAACATTGGGCCAGAGACCGTTGAAGAGGTCTATGCACTGATGCCATCTCTCAAG GCCAATAGGTCAGTTAACGAAGGTCCAATCACTGAAGTTCTTGCTACTCTCGCCAACATAAAAGCAGTCAAGTGA